One part of the Humulus lupulus chromosome 9, drHumLupu1.1, whole genome shotgun sequence genome encodes these proteins:
- the LOC133801758 gene encoding uncharacterized protein LOC133801758, translated as MTVRAKALIAMIPEEKNVKTLITLENHRKVGFFPPTIVDVPDEDGPEPVNAIDSPGPIHVKEVPSLPVLAGQEGDEVGASIVHSLLASDDFDETMFEPKSYSEGSDMFSFVHTQQRSTPTEANPSVRAAKRVRVEAKSIMEVPPEVPPPTHLASSPVVVVEPSLPTPVPPIFTDMGA; from the exons atgacagttagggccaaggcattgattgccatgatccctgaggagaagaatgtcaagaccctcattACTTTAGAGAACCATAGGAAGGTTGGGTTCTTTCCTCCTACTATAGTCGATGTTCCGGATGAAGATGGTCCCGAGCCCGTGAACGCCATAGACTCCCCGGGACCTATTCATGTCaaggaggtaccctctttgccTGTGCTAGCTGGacaagagggtgatgaggtgggtgcatctatCGTGCACTCATTGCTCGCTTCAgatgactttgatgagactaTGTTTGAGCCTAAATCTtattcagaag GTTCAGACATGTTCAGCTTTGTCCATACCCAAcagaggtcgactcccaccgaGGCCAATCCTTCTGTCCGAGCAGCTAAGAGGGTCAGGGTTGAGGCTAAGTCGATAATGGAGGTTCCTCCCGAGGTGCCTCCTCCGACCCATTTGGCGTCTAGTCCTGTCGTAGTGGTAGAGCCATCCTTGCctacaccagttcctcccatCTTCACTGATATGGGTGCCTGA